The following is a genomic window from Nitrospira sp..
CGGCCGCATGGGCGCAAACATGGCGCGCCGACTGAAAGACTTCGGCTTTCCGCTCTCGACCGTCTATGACCAACAAACCTCCGTTGCGGCAGCCTTGGCGAAAGAGCTCGGCTGCCAGGCCGCTGCGGATCCAGCAGCCGTGGCCCAGGCCTCGCAGACCGTGATCACCGTCGTCACCGACGATGCGGCGATGGATCAGATCTTTGCCATCGATCACCCCGCCAGTCTCCTCACTCATGCGAAGGGCCGGCTCTTTATCAATTGCGCGACCGTGTCTCCGACAATTCATCGGCAAGTGGAACAGCGCGTCACCGCGCTCGGCGGCGCATCGGTCGAAGCCTGCATGGCGAGCAGCATCATGCAAGCGCGCCAGGGCACGCTCTATCTGATGTGCGCCGGACGGCGCATGGCGTTCGAACGGGCCAAGCCCATGCTGCAAACCTTGGGAAGCACCGTCCGCTATGTCGGCGCCAGCGGCACCGCGGCGGAGGTCAAGGCGCTGGTGAATATGGTGATGAACTGCAATACCGCGGCGCTGGCGGAAGGATTGGGATTAGGCCAGGCGCTTGGATTAGATCTGACGATGCTCCGCGAGGTGTTCAGCCAAACCGGCGCGAATTCGCGCGTGCTGGAAACCGATGGCGAGGACATGCAACAGCGCGCGCACGATTGTTATTTTTCCGCGGCTCATGCCGCGAAAGATTCCGGCATCGCGGTGGCGCTGGGGCAGACGGCGGGACTCACGCTCCCGGTGGCTGGCGCGACGCTGGCACAATACCAACGATTGGTAGAACGCGGAAACGGCGAGCTGGATAAGTCGGCCATCGCCGAACTCACCTTCAAAGACCGACTGGGTTAGGAAGCGACTCCGGACTTCGGCTCAAACGCCGCAAGCACATCGCGGACTTTCGACGCTAGAATAGAAGGAGAATAGGGCTTCTTCAACATCCACCCACCCATGACTCCCTCAAAATTCGCGTACGATACTAGACCTGACACAAACAAGACCGGCAACTCCGGCCGCTGAATGCGCAACAGATGGGCCAACTGCGGCCCGGACATCTTTGGCATCACGATATCCGCCACCAACATCGACACTTGATCGTCGTATTCATCGAACAGTGTCAGCGCCTGTTCTCCATTTTCCGCATACAGCACCTGAAAGCCATGGAACTCCAACATCTGGCCGGTTACATGGCACACGGCGGGATCGTCATCGACAACCAGAATTTTCCCGCACCCTGCAGGTGTTCCCGCCGCAACGGATTGCGGCATATCTGAACCAGTCATGCACCCTCCTTGAATAAACCGCTCCAGGTGTACCATGGAATCAATGCCCGACCAAGGACAAGGCAGGTTTCGGCAGGCGCTACTCTATCCCAGTAAATAGACGCCAGAGGCTGATTGCCATCCACAGCGCCAAGGCGACGAGTCCCAGCAGCAACAGGACTGTTCCACCGACGATGCCTGCGACATAGGCCCAATCGATATGCGTGCTTCTGGCGGCTTGCGTCGCGGCCTGGCGCAGCAGCTCCGCATTCCGGCTGTTGCTCCGGAACCAGACAGAAAAGAGATCGCCGAGAATCGGCACGGCCCCGATCGCCCCGTTGATCAGCAGATTGAGACTCATGCGGGTGAGAACGATGCGCGGCACGCCCAGGCGCGCGGCCATTCCCAAAATGATTGTCCCAATGAAATTCGCCAGCACATCGCCGATACCGGGTATCAGTCCGATCAGCGGGTCCAGGCCGAGATACAGGGATGTGCCGGGAATCTTCACCGTGGTATCCAGCGCCTTCGCCAGTAATTCCGCGGCTCCGACTAATGCCTGGCGGCGGACCGTCTCGTCTATAGGCGGTTGCGAGGGGCGGCTCGATGGATCATTCATGCGACCGCCAGGCCGCATGAGCTTTCAGCCAACAGCGATTCATCACGACCGCGAGACCGGCGTCGCGCGCGCGCTGCGCCGCGGCTTCATTAACAACCCCTTCTTGCATCCACACGGCTTTCGCGCCACATGCAATCGCTTCTTCGACGATCGGCAAGACCTCTTCCGACTTCCGAAAAATATCGACCAGATCGATAGGACCGGGCACAGCGGTGAGTGACGGATAGACCTGCTCACCAATGATCGTCTGTTCATTGGGATTCACCGGAATGACCCGGTAACCTTGAGCTTTCATGTAGGACGCCACATGATTGGACGCGCGCGCGGGATTCGCCGACGCACCGACCACGGCAATCGTCCGGCACGCTTCCAAAACCTGTCGAATAATATCGCCTTCAGAAATAATCATGGTTCCACCCTACCATGAGTTGTGGTCCGCAGAAAATGGGTGAAAGGAACGGCCCCTTGACGACATATCCCGGATAGGTCATATCACCTGCGCTCTGGATCGCATTGATCCACCGTGACAGGCTTGACGATGGAGGCTCCCATGCGACGTGGATGGCGTGCGGTCATCTCTCCGGTCCTGTTCTCTTGTGCCGGTCTCTTCACCCTGCTGGCTGCTCTGCCAAACCAGGCCG
Proteins encoded in this region:
- a CDS encoding putative CoA-binding protein (Evidence 3 : Putative function from multiple computational evidences; Product type e : enzyme; MaGe:77308530), with protein sequence MIISEGDIIRQVLEACRTIAVVGASANPARASNHVASYMKAQGYRVIPVNPNEQTIIGEQVYPSLTAVPGPIDLVDIFRKSEEVLPIVEEAIACGAKAVWMQEGVVNEAAAQRARDAGLAVVMNRCWLKAHAAWRSHE
- a CDS encoding NAD(P)-dependent oxidoreductase (MaGe:77308527), which codes for MSSTHETIGFVGVGRMGANMARRLKDFGFPLSTVYDQQTSVAAALAKELGCQAAADPAAVAQASQTVITVVTDDAAMDQIFAIDHPASLLTHAKGRLFINCATVSPTIHRQVEQRVTALGGASVEACMASSIMQARQGTLYLMCAGRRMAFERAKPMLQTLGSTVRYVGASGTAAEVKALVNMVMNCNTAALAEGLGLGQALGLDLTMLREVFSQTGANSRVLETDGEDMQQRAHDCYFSAAHAAKDSGIAVALGQTAGLTLPVAGATLAQYQRLVERGNGELDKSAIAELTFKDRLG
- a CDS encoding Response regulator (MaGe:77308528), yielding MTGSDMPQSVAAGTPAGCGKILVVDDDPAVCHVTGQMLEFHGFQVLYAENGEQALTLFDEYDDQVSMLVADIVMPKMSGPQLAHLLRIQRPELPVLFVSGLVSYANFEGVMGGWMLKKPYSPSILASKVRDVLAAFEPKSGVAS
- a CDS encoding conserved membrane protein of unknown function (Evidence 4 : Unknown function but conserved in other organisms; MaGe:77308529), coding for MNDPSSRPSQPPIDETVRRQALVGAAELLAKALDTTVKIPGTSLYLGLDPLIGLIPGIGDVLANFIGTIILGMAARLGVPRIVLTRMSLNLLINGAIGAVPILGDLFSVWFRSNSRNAELLRQAATQAARSTHIDWAYVAGIVGGTVLLLLGLVALALWMAISLWRLFTGIE